The genomic stretch CTAGAATTTCTACAATTTCACTACTAAACGACCCTTAAGAAAAAACAAGCAAAATCTTCCTAAAGGTTACTACCTACCTTGCCCACAGCTCCCAGGACAATAGTTGCATCAGAGCATCCATATACTGTCGCATATTTCAAAGGAGCTAAAATATAAATGACTGATTCATGGCAATTGACAACCTGCCAAAAGAGAAAAAGGATTCAATATCAAGAATCAAGTAGAAAGTTCATTACCCCAAAACTTAGATCTGTCTGGCCAAGAATTTGTTGGGATACAAGGTAAAACAAGATATGGCAAAAAGAAGAAATCAGATCATTTAAACCACAAGAAAAGTTAAAATGCTAATAATGCAAAATCATTTCATGCTTAATCCAAAAAAATTGGCAACCAATTTTAAGGGCTTGACAAGCTTTTGGAATTTGACACTATTAAAATATTCAAAGATAAACATCTCAGCATGCTACTGTTGTGTCCCACATCGGTTGGGTTAGCCTTCAATTAGACACTAGAGAGAACCTTATGCAGACCACTTATCCCAAATTGCTTCCTTTCATTTTCCATATTCTTCTGTAATGCACTTCAATGCTAGTCTTAAAAACTCTTGAGAACCCTCCCTATACCCGTGATGGACAAAATTCTAGAATCCTTGAATCTCCTTCGGCACAAGTGTGATTCTGCTTTAAACTTGTCAATAAGGAAATAAAAGAACGGCGGTATTCAAGAGATTTGCTGAACCTAGTAATGATAAGTTAGAGATTAAACACACACAAACTAGAGGCAGTAATAAAACCAAATAAGTTCGTAAGAATTATCCTCTCCAATGAGTTTTGCAAAACACAAAGTTCCACAAAAGATGATGCAATTTGATAATTTCTCCTTGCTGATAACGTTAAATTCTTACCACTTATCAAAGAAATAACTTTAAAGTCTTACCATCTTGACTCCCATTATTAATGAAATTACGCTTTAATTAATCAAAAGAGTTTAATCATCTTGACTTATATGGCACCATCTTTAATATAGTAACTCTATGATTTATGTGAGTTGGAATAGACTTAATAATGTTATAAGCCTCTAAATCATATTAGTATATTCATATATCAAGAGTACATGTAAAGACAGTCCATTCTACATTCATAAACTTATAGAATTAAATTCTTCCTGTAATTCTACAATCCTGACCATAAAAGCACCTCCGCTCTATCGTAAAGAACCTAAGTTGagtttaaaagtcagtttaaccAATTATATAGTGATATTTGCCCACACTCACAGGAGTTGATTTAAAATGTTCTATTCTGGCCTTTAAACGAGAGAATATTGCACCATATTAATGAGTTACTAGTTGTCAATAACTTCACAATGCGCGCAACAGTATTCTGTGTCTTTCTTGGGAGGACACTGTTCCGACTCTACCAAACTGTGAACAACTTTATTTTGGCACAATTAATAGACTAGAGAAAATGACCTAAAGGAGCACATTCAGCATAAGCCCATTCCTGCAGACCCCTTCCCCTCGATGTCACAGATCATGTAGAACACTAAGAAACCTTAGCACACACAACAAGAAAATAGCCGATTTACAAGAGCTCCATACTTTCCTATGAATCATTCAACTCTTTTCCAGAAAAAGAATAACACAAAATAAAGTTGAAACATACCTTTACAGAGGAGCCTTTAATATCATTTGGCAGCCTTACATATGATGATTTGGAAATTCCTTCAATGAAACTTGGTCCTCTAGAAGTTGATGAACTCTTCACTGAACTTGCAGCGACATCAGCCATTGGTACATCCTGATCAGAGGCAGTGCTTGGTCCATTTTCCTTTGCAGAAGCCCTCTCAGTAATTCGTTCCAAAGCAGATGCTATATTTTCTAGAAGCCAGTCATGTACTTGAGCTGCCGGAACAGGAACAGCAGGCATCTCTGGATCTGAATTGGCAAAAAATGGGGCATTCTGACTCAACGGGATCCTCTCATATCCCTTTTCACCAAAATAGATTAGGAAGCCCAGATGCTCCAATTTCTCCATAGACAAAACCTATGGAGTCAAGTAACTAAATTAGCTTTTCCGCATGCCTTTAAGCCCATACTGTATGAAAACAAACAAGGGCACAAGATGGATGCCAATAGAGGTGAATGGAGCAGCAAGGATTTGTCATAGGCATCATCAAGGAACAAGTGCTCCTACATTGGACGTTTCAGTTTTTGTGCACTATTCTTAGTACGTTTTGTATGAATAAAATTTTATTTGCAAAATGAATAAAAACTAAGTAGCATGCCTTGTCGAGTTTACATGAAGCATATAATATGACAAAAATGGTACGATAAGTTAATAACTCAAAGGTATAAACTTCACAAACCAGTGATTCTTCACCATCCCCTTCCACTGACTCTGCCAAAAGTGAAAGAATGTTCCCCAAGTGTTTCTGTAAATAGGATAATTGATGAGCCTCTTCATCAGCCTGTGATGGCATAAACCGCCGACTATTGCTGCGTACGAGCTGCAATTTTTAAGAAAAGTTTTTGGTTAACACATTATGCCTCAGTCCAAAACAAGTTGGTATTgactatatgaatcctcactgaTCACGTTACTTCATTTAAATTCATCTAACGCGAATACTATATCCAAATTACAAATAAAAAGTATTAGAAGTTCTGCATATTATAAATCTCTAAAAGACTAAACCACTACAGTACTTCATATTACACAATCACTGTCCAAAAAATGTCTAAATTCCAATTTGAATATACAGAATAATCACACAACGGAATGGAATTTAGAAAACACAAGCTCCTGACCTGCAACGGCGAAAGAGCCGATAAGAAACCGTCGAAGGCGGATGTAGAAGGCCAAACATCAGCTACTGCAGCGGAATCCTTATGTCCTTTAGGAAGCAGCCTTTTATAACTCTGAATGTGCAAAAACAGCATCAAATCGAACACGTTGACGCCAACGGAGCCGATCTCCGATGGCTTAGCGGTGACGATTGGATCAGAGTCGGAGTGGAGAACGGAGGCAATTGTCTCAAGGACAAGACGAGCATGCTCATGCGAGATCTGAAGTGCTTCGGCAATTGCTTCGAAATTGGCTCGGAGAGCCGAGCCGGAGGTTAGGGATAATAGCTTATCTCGAATTGGAAGAAGAGTTTGAGTGCCGTCGGTGAAGATGAGTTTAGAGATTGGGAGGAGGCCATGTTGGAATGGCTCTCTTCGTGGATGTATGTAAATTGGGGCCGTTGACGACGCCGGCGTCGATGGCGGTGGTTGTTCGTCGGCTTCCGCCATGGCTTGTGAGTGAATGATGGAAATGGAGCTTAAAAGAGTTGAAAATGGCAGTGATCAAATCTCAGGAGAAGAATAATTGCGCGCACGGTTGAGAGCCCGGTCCGTGTTCACTTTTGAGCCCGGCCCGGTACGGTGATAGTAATTCGTAATAAATGGACAATTTTCATTATCACTTGAGCATTTTCATCTCCCTTAAGCTCAAATTATATGAAGTAGCACATAATAATGAAACTAATATTAAACGTATTAACGCATCCAGCCATATATACCTAATTTTGAGGCCACCATTAAATTTATACCTCATTGCACAAAATTCTGCAAAGTATACTCGGATCTAAAGTAGTTCAATCTTTTTAATGCAACTTCAGAAATCAAATGTGAAGTTCTCTAGAGAGAACTTTCTCTGACCACCTTTCTCTCTCGCTCAGACTCACCCTTTCTCTCTCTTTGATTCCTAACGGTCCCTTACAGTCAATTACCAATTAAGTGTTGGGGCCACTATCCCGCCACAAGTAGGTTCTTCCCTCCtttcctctctcttctctctcttctctctttcctatctctctccttttctatctcttctttttcatgccttttcttctttttgtcacTACTCCAACTGTCGGTAGCGTGCCTGCACCGGCGACAATCATACCACCACTGGCTCTCTCTCCCGCTCCCTCTCCCCCTCCCCCTCTTTCTACATCTCCATATTGTCTTGTGTTCCTTGTACATGTTCTGCCATTACTAGTATTTTGTGTTCCTTAATATCCTGTTGTGGTTTGCTATATTGTTGCGTGCTCCTCAAACTCATTTGATGTGATGTATACATGTTCCACTCCTTACTATCGTTTGTGTGTGTTAATATTCCTTCTTGTTAGACTCTGCTCCTTATTACTATTTCACCAAGTAGTGCTAATTTCTCCCTTTTTAGAATGGCTTCAGCGGCTACATTTATGTTAAGTTTGGTCGATTGGGCCAGTGTACCTTTTGATTATGGTATGGTATTGTCAGATCCGAACATAAGGCTACTTTATTTGTTTGCCATATCTTTGCTAGGTGTTTATGAAATTATTATAGCAGGTTTGTCTAGTAATTAGGGGGCGGCCGTTCGGTCGCCTATGATACTAATTGTCTTGTATCAGTGATAGGATTAGATTTGTATCCCTTAGACTATAGTGACTGGGGTGAATGATGATAGGGTAAGGTCATATCCTCGGGTGGAGCGTGGGGCGGGGGAGGGAGATGGAAGGGAGCCTTGAGGTTAAGATTTGGGTCTTGGAACATAGGGACTTTAACAGGGAAGTCTAGAGAGATAGCGAAGATCCTGCAGAAGAGGAGGATTAGCATAGCTTATGTCTAGTAGACTAGATGGAAGGGGTCTAAGGCACGAGATTTAGATGTGTATAAACTATGGTACTCATGAAGCATGAGGGATAACAATGGGGTGGGTATTTTGGTGGATAGGGAAGTGAGAGAGCTAGTGGTAGAGGTCAAGAGGGTGAATGACGAGCTGATTGCTATTAAGATAATTGTTGGAGGGCTTACTTTAAACGTTATTTGTGCCTATGTACCTTAAGTGGGTTTGGGTAAGGAGGTCAAAAGGAGCTTCTAGGATAATTTGGATGATGTAGTGCTTGATATTCTATTTTTCGAGATATTTTGATAGAAGGGGATTCCAATGGACACATCAGGACGATTTCTTAGGGTTACAACGATATGCATGGCGACTTTGGTTTTGGGGATAAAAACATAAGTGGAACTTTGCTATTGGATTTCACTAAAAGTTTTGATTTGGTGATGGCTAACTCGAATTTTAAGAAAAAGGAGGAGCACATGATCACCTTCCGGAGTGTGGTGGCCAAGATCCGGATTGATTACCTACTCTTTAGGAAGTGCAATAGAGGTTTTTGCACGGATTACAAGATTATCCCGAGTGAGAATCTCTCATCCCAGCATAGGTTCATGGTGATGGACTTGGAGATCATGAGGAAGAGGAAAAAAAGATTGTGTATGGTCAACCTAAGATCAAGTGGAGAAGCTTGACTAAGTATAAAGCTTGGGAGTTGGGGCAGAAGTTGGTGGCTATGGGAGCTTAGTGGAGTAAGGGGAACACGAGTTATATATGGACCTCGATAGTGAAATGCCTTAGGAAAGTTGCTAGAGAGGTACTAGGGGTCTCGAAGAGTTACATTGGTGGGCGCAAGGAGGACTGGTAGTAGAATAAAGAGGTTCAAGAAAAAGTAGAAGCCAAGAAAGCAGCATATCTAAAGCTGGTGGAGAGGAAGAATGAAGAGAAGAAGAGAACAAATAGGGAGCGGTACAAAAAGACTAAGAAGGAGGCAATGTTAGCGATTATGGCGACTAAGACTACAGCGTTTGGATACTTATATGAGGAACTTAGGAACAAAGGCGGGACAAAAAACTATACAGGCTAGCCAAGGTGAGAGAAAGGAAGGCCCATGACCTGGACTAGGTGAAGTGCATCAAAGACGAAGATAACAGAATATTGATGGACGAGAAACATATTTGACATAGATAGGGGTCATACTTTCATAAACTCTTAAATGAAGAGGGAGACAAGAAAATTGTGCTTGGTGATTTAATGCACTCCAAGGGTCGTCATGATTTTGAATATTATAGGCATATTAAAATTGAGGAAGTCGAGGGAGCTATGCGAAAGATGAGCAGACCTGGTGAATTTTGGAAGAGCGTCGGTAGGGAAGGCTTGGAATGACTCGCTAGGTCTTTAATATCATTTTTAGGACAAAGAAGATGTTCAAcaagtggaggtggagtacgatgattctattgtacaagaacaagggtgatatccaaaattaCAATAACTATAAAGGTATCAAGCTGTTGGGCCACACTATGAAGGTATGGGAGATGGTGGGGAGGAGCGTGTCTATTTTCGAAAATTAGTTCGAGCTTTTATTGAATCATTTGACTATAGATGCCATTCATCTTGTAAGGAGGTTGGTGGAGCAATATAGGGAGAGgaataaggacttgcatatggtgttcattgaTCTAGAGAAAGCATATGACAAAGTCCCAATAGATATTctatggagatgtttggaggttaGAGGTGTTCTTGTGGCTTACACTGGGGTGCTTAAGAACGTGTATGGTGAAGCTAAAACTCAGGTGAGGACGCTGGAAGGAAAATCAGACTACTTTCTAGTTGTGATGGGGTTGTACCAAGGGTCAGATCTTAGCCCGTTTTTAATTGTCTTGAGTTGGATATACTGACGCTTCACGTTTAAGGGGAGGTTttatggtgtatgttatttgagGATGATATTATACTGAATGACAAAACGCGAGGCACTATCAACGCGATGGAGGTTTAGAGACAAACCCTAGAATCTAAAGGTTTCAAATTGAGTAGGATCAAGATAAAATATTTGAAGTGTAAGTTCAGTAATAGAACCAATAAAGTGGACATGGACGTAAGGCTTGACACACAACTCATTCCCACGAGAGATAGTTTCAAGTACTTAGGGTCTATAATCCAAGGAAATATGGAAATTGACGAGGATATTACACATCGTATTGGAGCTGGGTGGGTGAAGTGGAAGCTTTCATCCGGTGTTTTATGTGATAAGAATATGCTGCCTAAACTTAAATGTAAGTTCTACACAGTGAtagttagaccgactatgttgtatgagGTAGAGTGTTGGACATTCAATAACTCTCATGTCTAGAAGataaaagtagcagagatgagtaTGTTAAGATAGATGCACGGGCATACCAGgatagataagattaggaatgaagatattctgATCAGGGTGGAAGTGATCCCCGTAGAGGACAAGATGCGAGAAGCGAGACTTAGATGGTTTGGGCATGTGAAAGAGGAGAAGCACATAATCCCAGTAAAGAGGTGTGAGATGTTGGCCTTAGAAGGTCTGAGGAGATGTAGAAGTAGGCCAAAAAATTATTAAGGAGAGATAATTAGGCAGGATATGGCATTGATTCAGCTGAAGGAGGACATGACCTTTCGTAGAAAGGTATGGAGGGCGAGGATAAAGGTAGAAATTAGTAGGCAAGTCAAGTGTGCTTTCATCCCATTCCAGTGTTATGAGTGGTAGTCTAGTATTTTATTATTGGTAGATTTTTATCACTTCATGTTGTTccttttaccttatttgcttattTTCTTGTTGTCGTTACTGCTTGTTGATACTGCTTTACTTTCTTCTTTCCTTAAATCGAGAATCTATTGGAAACAACATCTCTACCTTACGGTAGGggtgcgtacacactatcctccccagaccccacttgtaagATTATACTGAATTATTGTTATTGTGTTGTAAGTAGTTCaatctcttcaatgcaactttagATTTCAAATATGAAATTCTTCTATCTTTCAAATGCAAATTTAGAAATTCGAATCTTAAGTAGTTCAATCTCTTCAATAAAACTTCAGATTTTGAATCTTAAGTTATGAAACATAAATTTATTTTTCGAATTTTAACAATCGAACGCACGATTCAATGCCTAAATCTACTTCAAATGAGCTCAAATCTGAAATataactttcaaatatcataaaGAACAAAAATCAATCatcaaattgtcaaaataataataaatttaataAATTCATTTTGCAGCTAaagaggaggagaagaagaagaagaagaagaagaagaagaagaagaagaagaagaagaaaccctaagcccaacgaagaagaaagcagcaacgaagaagaagagagaagtgaTGTATCTGAAGTTACCCAAAAACTGAGTAAtagttaaattttttaaaaagtgagtataaatttgtcacgaccctaaacccaaactcggtcgtgatggcgcctctcgtgaagataaggccagccgacaGAACACCCAATTAAATTGACAAATAATAATTCATATTTAAGTCATAAAACATGATAAATTCCATAATAAAGTGAAATATAACAACTGCGGAAaaccaaacacagcccgacatcagggtgtcaccagtcacgagcatctaacataaATCTAGGAATACGAAAAATGGACTACACTGTCTATTACAAAAATCCagtacaagggaaagaaataatgataagagggagaaacaaTGGGCTGCGAAtgtcgagcagctacctagtggactccgacaatctgctggaagctatcaaccctcgctagcaggacctaaagcgcctgaatctgcacacaggatgcaaagagtaaagtgagtactccaacgcaatgagtaataacaataaatgaaaactgagcgataagaaatcacgtaaaaacacaacaacatgctataaagagacagagtaaaaccagtaaagtacaataaaatagtgaaatctcataaaaacaccttagttcagtttaagcttctttaaaatgcCTTTCTAATAGTTAAAGTGGTAAATGAcaggcagctagaaaagataaacacataaaaaccacccctcgggcacaacaccaacagaatcagccctcgggcaacaacatggaacaacaccagcccctcgggctatatctcatatcacaatgggtacccgcgctcactgggggtgtatagactccgggaggggacccttacggcccaagcgcaatatcaagtcatctcgtggcataatcaataggctctcggcctcatatcaacaagccacctcgtggcgtacaatctcaggccctcggcctcataatcataaattagtgtatcactgttgcggcatgcagtccAACCcgaaagtatcctcacaacacaggccctcggctttactcagtcagaaatctctaaaagccactcgggcacagtaaaatatgatgctcatctcaaaatatcatttaaagtgttaaaacagagtaaacatggctaagttatAAAAACAGTATAGTATAGCATggctgagtacagatataaaatctaaacagtgagaaaatagtagtaaaaatcctctaagggtccaaatagttggcacgaggaccaaatatggcattccgcccaaaacatgatgatagcaaacagttttcaatcaaatacgtggtaaaacaatcatttgggatggactaagtcacaa from Nicotiana sylvestris chromosome 12, ASM39365v2, whole genome shotgun sequence encodes the following:
- the LOC104222949 gene encoding uncharacterized protein, which encodes MAEADEQPPPSTPASSTAPIYIHPRREPFQHGLLPISKLIFTDGTQTLLPIRDKLLSLTSGSALRANFEAIAEALQISHEHARLVLETIASVLHSDSDPIVTAKPSEIGSVGVNVFDLMLFLHIQSYKRLLPKGHKDSAAVADVWPSTSAFDGFLSALSPLQLVRSNSRRFMPSQADEEAHQLSYLQKHLGNILSLLAESVEGDGEESLVLSMEKLEHLGFLIYFGEKGYERIPLSQNAPFFANSDPEMPAVPVPAAQVHDWLLENIASALERITERASAKENGPSTASDQDVPMADVAASSVKSSSTSRGPSFIEGISKSSYVRLPNDIKGSSVKVVNCHESVIYILAPLKYATVYGCSDATIVLGAVGKAVRIEHCERVHVIAAAKRICIANCRECIFFLGVNQTPLLVGDNHKLQVAPYNTSYSLLEEHLNQVGIDPTINRWDAPVALAVVDPHDSLSHPAGVSDVQTESAIPVDPDQFCSFLIPHWFEGQQSGSTKDNPFPLPDAYLASQQRNHKHLEENKRMLKDTELDETRKREVATALHACFKDWLYASGNIRQLYCLQGD